One Dermacentor andersoni chromosome 6, qqDerAnde1_hic_scaffold, whole genome shotgun sequence genomic window carries:
- the LOC126521984 gene encoding DDB1- and CUL4-associated factor 4-like, giving the protein MRSSRRRQRRLDRHGDQGSLAPRGNSGQDDAFHLPGFYYDASQKRYFRLTPGQNRHNPLTLASIEAKLTDRKCREVVDASLQRNGNTALPRSLSRMQTGQLMCGSLAASVQRARMASLRGTLQAQVDDGGECTFLSGQRESGPVVVGAWATETEDGRRGTILRSVNVGKCTTASLQTIAAHPRHKVVDISVYCRPDGTMYTVCAYVASDCMPGASSFAESRSVNGEGSVTSWPFTRDALRSCASAPGGQVHAVGLERNVQLLRLRETGSVASDVWTCCEDPLSLEFTEDRNLLFVGTHRGNVMCADLRHQPQSNHVYVIPLNRGVVSLRVMDSGGALLASAYDGKLVLVDLRNQQVVQEFTGHCNNGLKMPLSYNASDRTVCSAGHDKVVRLWKVGEREPLTALKPGSGQHQPWPWYSTTLFCAVGDQCLTFS; this is encoded by the exons atgagaagCAGTCGGCGACGTCAACGGCGCCTTGACAGGCACGGTGATCAGGGCAGTCTCGCACCGAGAGGCAACAGTGGACAGGACGATGCGTTTCATCTACCGGGCTtctattacgacgcctctcagaAACGTTACTTTCGGCTGACGCCAGGCCAGAACAGACACAACCCGCTTACACTGGCGTCCATCGAGGCCAAGTTGACCGACAGGAAGTGTCGGGAAGTCGTCGACGCGAGTCTGCAGCGCAATGGCAACACCGCACTGCCTCGGAGTCTGAGTCGCATGCAGACAGGGCAACTTATGTGCGGTAGCCTGGCTGCTTCGGTGCAACGTGCGCGCATGGCATCGCTCAGAGGCACCTTGCAGGCGCAGGTTGACGACGGAGGAGAGTGCACCTTCCTATCGGGTCAGAGGGAGTCGGGTCCTGTAGTCGTCGGCGCATGGGCTACCGAAACTGAAGACGGCCGTCGCGGTACCATCCTCCGCAGTGTCAATGTCGGCAAGTGTACGACTGCTAGCTTGCAGACTATCGCCGCACACCCGAGACATAAG GTGGTGGACATCAGTGTTTACTGCCGACCAGATGGAACAATGTACACAGTGTGCGCATATGTAGCCTCAGACTGCATGCCAGGTGCAAGCAGTTTTGCGGAGTCGCGTTCTGTAAATGGCGAAGGTTCAGTCACATCATGGCCTTTCACTCGCGATGCTTTACGTAGCTGTGCATCCGCACCTGGAGGGCAGGTCCACGCTGTTGGCTTGGAACGGAATGTACAACTTCTGCGACTTCGGGAGACTGGATCAGTGGCATCTGACGTATGGACTTGTTGCGAAGACCCACTCAGTCTGGAGTTTACTGAGGACAGGAACCTGCTGTTTGTGGGAACACATCGTGGTAATGTGATGTGCGCTGACTTACGCCATCAACCACAGTCGAATCATGTGTATGTGATTCCGCTCAATCGTGGTGTGGTGTCCCTCAGAGTAATGGACTCTGGCGGCGCGCTGCTTGCGAGTGCCTATGATGGAAAACTGGTTTTG GTGGACCTTCGGAACCAGCAAGTTGTGCAGGAATTCACTGGCCACTGCAACAACGGGCTGAAAATGCCACTCAGCTACAATGCATCTGATCGAACTGTTTGCTCAGCAGGACATGACAAAGTAGTGCGGTTGTGGAAAGTGGGTGAGCGGGAGCCACTGACTGCATTGAAGCCTGGCAGCGGACAACACCAACCATGGCCCTGGTACTCGACCACACTGTTTTGTGCTGTGGGTGACCAGTGCCTCACTTTTTCCTGA